The following nucleotide sequence is from uncultured Draconibacterium sp..
GGATAATAGAAATCCATATTTCTTACAAGCACAGATTCAAAACAATGATAGTCGTTCGCGTACTTTTGGATATTTTGCCGCCAATATTAAGTTTTCTGATTATTTAAAATTAAAACTTAAATATGGTTTAGATTATTACCATGAAGATGCGCAGGCACGTCGTTTATATGCTGATAACGTGTCAGACCAGAACCCAAGTTATAGCACATCCTCTCGTTTTTTCCAAGAAGAGAATTATGAGTTTTTATTATCGTTTAATAAAGATTTAAACCAAAATTTTACTTTAGGAGCAAATATGGGAGGGAATTTGATGAAGAATGGAATTCACAACCTTTCTTCCTTCTCTGGTCGCTTAGCTGATGAAAAAGCCAGCTTTCTTGAATATGGTACAAACATTACATCTTCAGAATATTTTATTGATGAAGAAGTGCAGTCACTTTATGGTTTTGCTCAGCTGGCGTATAAAAATTATTTATTTTTAGATGTTACAGCTCGTAACGATTGGTCTTCAACCTTACCTAAAGATAACAACTCCTATTTTTACCCATCGCTTAGTTTAAGTGGTGTTATTTCCGACATTGTAAGTTTACCAAAAGCTATTAATTACTTTAAGGTGAGGAGTTCTTGGGCCCAGGTTGGTAAAGGAACTAGTCCGCAGCAATTAAACTCTGCCTATTCCGTTGGTACATGGAATTTTAATTTGCTTAATGCCAACCCTCAAAACGTAAAGATAAATGAGGATTTGAAACCAGAAAAATCCACCTCTTACGAATTTGGTTTTGATGCCCGTTTGTTTCAAAACAGGATTGGTGTAGACCTTACATATTATAACGAAGATACCAAAAACCAAATATTGAAGGTAGGATTAGACCAGTCGGCAGGGTATGAGAGTAAATTAATTAATGCGGGTAAAATCAGAAACAGGGGTGTTGAATTGATGCTATCAACAACTCCGGTAAAAACGAAAGATTTTAGGTTTGATGTAAATTTCAATTTTGCCAAAAACAAAACTACGGTTGAAGAACTTGATGAGGATTTAAAAGAGTTTGAACTTGGTAAACTAAATTATGGTGGACGAATTGTAGCAACAGAAGGAAATATGTTGGGTGACCTAATGGGGAGAACATACAAAACAACCGAAAGCGGCGAGTTGATTATTGATGCAAGTGGTTTGCCGGTAAGAACCGACGAAGAGGTTGTGTTGGGGAATTTCCAGGCCGATTGGACGGGGGCTGTTTCTTTAAGGACCGATTACAAAGGAGCTTTTATCTCCGCATTGATTTCTGTGCGCGAAGGTGGCGAAATTTATTCATCAACAGAACGCGAAGCAATCTTGTATGGTACGGCAGAACGTACAGCTGATATGGGGCGAATATCCAGAATTGTTGAAGGTGTGCATGAAAATGGTGAAATAAACAAAGAGTTGGTTACGGCTCAACAATATTGGACAAGATTAGGCTCTATAGAAGAGGAGTTTGTTTATGATGCATCTTTTATGAAAATGAAGGAGCTGGCGATTGGCTATAGCCTCCCAAAATCGGTTTTAAATAAGATTGCGAACAATCCGCTTCAAAATGTCCGAATATCTGTAGTAGGGCGTAACCTGTTTTATTTTTATAAACATACGCCAGGTACAGCTCCCGATGCCAGTGCTTATAGTTCTGCATTAAGTGCACAGGGATTTGACTTTGCTCCCGTACCTTCTACTCGTACTATCGGTTTTTCTCTTAACCTAGGTTTTTAACCTTTAACAAAAGTAATTATCATGAATAAGTATATATTGATATTAATATTGGGAGTTCTGGCATTCAACTATAGTTGCACCGATGATTTTGAAGAACTCAATACCCCTTCAAATGTAGTAACAGAACCTAATGCAGCATATTTGTTTTCAAATACAGTACAATCTGTTTTTGCTAATTATCAACGAAACTGGAACCTATATGCTGATATGTATGGCCAGTATATGGCAAATACACGTACCTCTTTCCCCTCGCCACGATACGAATATAGAAATGACTGGGTTGGTAATTTTTGGAGAGAGTCGTATACACAGCATTTACGAAAAACTAAAGCGATTCAGGATTTATACGGAGACAATCCTGCCTACACAAATGCAATTGCGCAAAAAGAAATCTGGGAGTGCTATTGGTGGTCAAGACTGACTGATTATTATGGAGACATTCCATATTTTGGTGCAGCAGAAGGTAAAACTGTAACATATAACTCGCAGCAAGAGGTTTATTATGATTTGTTAGCACGAATTACAAAAGCAGTAAACGACTTAAATGAAGATAATACCCAATTTAATTATGGTGAGTATGATTTAATTTTTAGAGGTAATGTAAGCAAATGGAAGAGGTTTGGAAACTCTTTGCGTATGCGTTTAGCAATGCGTATGTCGAATGTCGATCCGTCAAAAGCTAAGGAGGAGTTTGTTGCAGCTTTTAACGATGGAGGAATGACTACGAACGACGATGTTGCGCAGGTACCAATGTGGAAAGATGGCTGGTATGATTACCTGCATCAGATGGGCTGGAATTGGGACCGGAATGTAATCTCAAAAACCATGGCTGATCGTTTTTACGATCAGTCAACAGCAGGGGAAGATCCAAGAGCCGAACAGTGGTTAGCATACCAGGTTACGGAGAATGGAGTGAAAGTTGCGAAATCAAAAGAAGAAGTTGGAAAAGATAAATACTTTGGATTGGAAAACGGTCGTCAGGAATCAGTACCGGCAGGTGTGCATCAAAATTATGCAAGGCTTAACCTTTCCGGTTCTTATGTAGGTTTTTCAGGTAATGGTGGCGAAGTTAGTATGTACTGCCCTGTTATGTTTTATTCCGAAACGCTTTTCTTAAATGCAGAAGCAGCCCTAAGGGGATGGATCTCGGGAGAACCAAATACCCTTTATAAACAAGCGGTATTAGCATCAATGGATTTTGTGGGAGTTGAACAAGCCAAGGCAAACGCCTGGGTAGATGGCTTATTAAACCTGGAAGGTTCGAATGAAGCAAAACTAAAACAGTTGATTACACAAAAATGGGTATCTAATTTCCCTAATGGTGTTGAAGCTTGGGCAGATTTTAGAAGAACAGATTACCCCGATTTTACTTTGCCTTACGACGGTATTAGTGGAAATGCGACTGTTTCGGAAGGTACCTATGTAAAAAGAATCAGATATCCCGATAATCAGCATCAGGTAAACGAATTATCAATGCCTGAATCGTTAAATACTTTGGATAAAGATAGGATGGATGTGCGTTTGTGGTGGGATGTTGCCGATACCAAGACTAAAACAAATGGCTTGATGTCGAGCAATTTTTAAATCATTGGGTATTAATCTATAAAGAAATGTAAGATGAAGAAATATTATAAATTGAAAAGCAGGTTTTATACTGCATTGATCACCATATTGTTTGCGGGCTTTTTTGCAGCTTGCGAAAAAGACGAAATCGGTACATTTAATTCAGTAAATCTCGATAGTGTTCTTGCCGAAGCCGAAAATTTAGTTACATCAAGTCAGGAGGGAACAAATCCTGGAGATTATAAGCCCGGTTCTATTAATAATTTGCAACAAGCCATTGATTGGGTGTATTGGCAAATAGAAAATGGCGAAAATCAAAAGCAGGTTGATGATGCGGCTGTAAAATTACAGTATCATATTGATTTGTTTAAAAATCAGATTGTTGTTAATGCTAATCCCTGGATTCATCAGGTAGCAGGCTCGTATATTATGCTCGGAGATAATTTGGGGGAAGGTGCAGCTGGAACGGCAGGGCAGGTAAAGCAGATTACCAAAAAAGCTTTTACTGTTGAGGCAAAATTATGGATTGTAGGTTTGCAACAAAAAGGATGGAGTAATGTGGTTTTTGCAAACGTTATGGGACTTGGAGGTTCTAACGACAGAGGTTTTGGAGTACGCTATTTTGGCGATGGAAAGATTGAATTTATTGTTGGTGGATTAGATTATGGTTGGGCAGGAGCAAGTGCTCCGGCCGGAACATTAAAAGCAAATCAGTGGGTTCATATTGCATTTGTAAATAACATCAATAACCAAAAATTATATGTCGATGGAGTTGAGGTGGCAAGTTTAGATGTCGTATATGCCGACTCTGACGATGAATATCCATTAACCATTGGAGCTCCTTACCCCTGGAACGATAGAGTTGTAAACTCGATGGTTAAAGATTTCCGCTTTTGGACAGAAGCAAAAACTACCGGAGAAATTGCCAGTTTATCAACATCAGAAATTACAGGCAACGAGACAGGTTTAGAAATTAATCTTCCGCTAAATGCCGACCTTGGGACTGATTTTGCAGATGCTACAAAAAGATATCGTGCAACATTGGTTGGAAATATCGAGTGGGTTCCTGATGGCGATATTAGTAACATTCCGGTCGACTATTTGGCTCTGCAAACTTTGATATCCGAAGCGAATACTATTATAGATAATGGAGTATTT
It contains:
- a CDS encoding SusC/RagA family TonB-linked outer membrane protein — translated: MAKFKSYFLFTLMVLGSCYLQTNHLYAQVQTGKQQITGVVVDDQGLPLPSVTVLLKGIGNGTITDTEGNYAIEAEKGQTLSFSFIGFKTQVIIVSDASVINVTMQPDDILFDEVVVTALGIKREKKALGYAVQDVKADDLTSTGDNNISTALQGKVAGVEIAQSGGGAGSSTRIDIRGASSLSDNNSPLWVIDGVPFNDGRDGSASEFGGTERAGASYDINPEDIESISVLKGANAAALYGSRAGNGVILVTTKSGKRSKGLGITYSGNVSFAEAAYLLDMQNTYGQGTEGIYSPNSSMSWGPAMEGQMLDSWTGETLPYTAQATQFEDFVRVAVSHNHNLAFSGGGANGAYRASIGRSDENGIYDGNEVSKTNFDFKGDYDVNSWLNVDTKFSYIKTKGENRPEMGYYSISNYFYRMPRNIRNQDLAPGYILNAQGEHIEKLYETPGPDNRNPYFLQAQIQNNDSRSRTFGYFAANIKFSDYLKLKLKYGLDYYHEDAQARRLYADNVSDQNPSYSTSSRFFQEENYEFLLSFNKDLNQNFTLGANMGGNLMKNGIHNLSSFSGRLADEKASFLEYGTNITSSEYFIDEEVQSLYGFAQLAYKNYLFLDVTARNDWSSTLPKDNNSYFYPSLSLSGVISDIVSLPKAINYFKVRSSWAQVGKGTSPQQLNSAYSVGTWNFNLLNANPQNVKINEDLKPEKSTSYEFGFDARLFQNRIGVDLTYYNEDTKNQILKVGLDQSAGYESKLINAGKIRNRGVELMLSTTPVKTKDFRFDVNFNFAKNKTTVEELDEDLKEFELGKLNYGGRIVATEGNMLGDLMGRTYKTTESGELIIDASGLPVRTDEEVVLGNFQADWTGAVSLRTDYKGAFISALISVREGGEIYSSTEREAILYGTAERTADMGRISRIVEGVHENGEINKELVTAQQYWTRLGSIEEEFVYDASFMKMKELAIGYSLPKSVLNKIANNPLQNVRISVVGRNLFYFYKHTPGTAPDASAYSSALSAQGFDFAPVPSTRTIGFSLNLGF
- a CDS encoding LamG domain-containing protein; this translates as MKKYYKLKSRFYTALITILFAGFFAACEKDEIGTFNSVNLDSVLAEAENLVTSSQEGTNPGDYKPGSINNLQQAIDWVYWQIENGENQKQVDDAAVKLQYHIDLFKNQIVVNANPWIHQVAGSYIMLGDNLGEGAAGTAGQVKQITKKAFTVEAKLWIVGLQQKGWSNVVFANVMGLGGSNDRGFGVRYFGDGKIEFIVGGLDYGWAGASAPAGTLKANQWVHIAFVNNINNQKLYVDGVEVASLDVVYADSDDEYPLTIGAPYPWNDRVVNSMVKDFRFWTEAKTTGEIASLSTSEITGNETGLEINLPLNADLGTDFADATKRYRATLVGNIEWVPDGDISNIPVDYLALQTLISEANTIIDNGVFGTEDGNYPVDAKEYLEIWIGKAQALIDDKAYQLLVDEFVEPLTIAIQGVKGNLVADADGIYIPLERGARVTFGKASGFFPASYTVELKVKLDDLNKLGGWGYLASAQGAGGWGLRYRGITPTSNQDEIDAAGKLQFFMDSNGGWAFTETEVPVLIAGEWINVAASYDENTGLQTLYINGEIVAQGTDVQPLRDFTGDIEVALGIATSDYSRVMHGALKDFRFWSTARSQADLHTSISGTESDLECYYPFDKVAGVWVTDVTGKHKAEFVGADWNK
- a CDS encoding SusD/RagB family nutrient-binding outer membrane lipoprotein, with the translated sequence MNKYILILILGVLAFNYSCTDDFEELNTPSNVVTEPNAAYLFSNTVQSVFANYQRNWNLYADMYGQYMANTRTSFPSPRYEYRNDWVGNFWRESYTQHLRKTKAIQDLYGDNPAYTNAIAQKEIWECYWWSRLTDYYGDIPYFGAAEGKTVTYNSQQEVYYDLLARITKAVNDLNEDNTQFNYGEYDLIFRGNVSKWKRFGNSLRMRLAMRMSNVDPSKAKEEFVAAFNDGGMTTNDDVAQVPMWKDGWYDYLHQMGWNWDRNVISKTMADRFYDQSTAGEDPRAEQWLAYQVTENGVKVAKSKEEVGKDKYFGLENGRQESVPAGVHQNYARLNLSGSYVGFSGNGGEVSMYCPVMFYSETLFLNAEAALRGWISGEPNTLYKQAVLASMDFVGVEQAKANAWVDGLLNLEGSNEAKLKQLITQKWVSNFPNGVEAWADFRRTDYPDFTLPYDGISGNATVSEGTYVKRIRYPDNQHQVNELSMPESLNTLDKDRMDVRLWWDVADTKTKTNGLMSSNF